The Watersipora subatra chromosome 1, tzWatSuba1.1, whole genome shotgun sequence genome has a window encoding:
- the LOC137385400 gene encoding uncharacterized protein, giving the protein MGKYLSEKAASADKKLGVACTTLADSENDYWTTTPLVWLAGASPELSVPGTTSTPGTPGTPGTPGSLGTPGTTGTPGTPDPPGTPGTPDTIDTTGTLSTTTVDPFRACQTAQNLTRYWRLDHNGSDIRPGIGPHSNEGYACDFHENLEWFRFTGAAGNRFLSTCPPLKSCGGRYSFWTDSEMPLSVGVVTPIFVYSKHADDCRHLIRNADVIRCSWRTVYDFIYRVHGRKYEKCVATFCGMN; this is encoded by the exons ATGGGAAAATATCTATCAG AAAAAGCTGCCTCTGCTGACAAGAAACTAGGAGTCGCCTGTACTACATTGGCTGATTCTGAAAATGATTACTGGACAACTACCCCTTTAGTTTGGCTGGCCGGTGCTTCTCCAGAGCTTTCAGTCCCTGGCACCACTAGCACCCCTGGCACTCCTGGCACTCCTGGCACCCCTGGCTCCCTTGGCACCCCTGGCACAACCGGTACCCCTGGCACCCCTGACCCCCCTGGCACTCCTGGCACCCCTGACACCATTGACACCACTGGCACTCTTAGCACAACAACAGTTGACCCATTTAGGGCATGCCAAACTGCACAAAACTTAACACGTTATTGGAGACTGGATCACAATGGGTCTGACATAAGACCAGGAATTGGGCCACATTCCAATGAAGGATACGCTTGTGACTTTCATGAAAACTTGGAATGGTTTCGTTTCACTGGAGCAGCAG GAAACCGTTTTCTAAGCACCTGCCCACCGTTGAAGAGTTGTGGAGGTCGGTACTCATTCTGGACTGATTCAGAGATGCCTTTGAGCGTAGGAGTTGTCACTCCAATATTTGTATACTCTAAACATGCCGACGATTGTAGACACTTAATTCGAAATGCAGATGTGATAAGGTGCTCATGGAGAACTGTATATGACTTTATATACAGAGTGCATGGCAGAAAATATGAGAAATGTGTAGCAACTTTCTGTGGTATGAATTAA
- the LOC137390752 gene encoding general transcription factor II-I repeat domain-containing protein 2A-like produces the protein MASKRKIDKEGREFNNDWKLSYFVKHHSVNQAVCVICNQIIAVLKEYNIRRHYTTRHAQQYDQHSGRERAEKYETLSKNLASQQRLFTRYTEISEKATKCSLVIANKIGQRQLPFQHGEFAKEVLTAFVEEFCLDKKEALESISLSRHTVIRRIKTLSKDFERKLKEVASNSIYFSIALDESTDNSDIAQLAIMVRGIDDQFSITEDFLTMSSLHGTTTGQDIFDNLLKELKDFDLPLEKLSGICTDGAPAMTGEHTGLIGLLLKSRVWNVPPIMYHCIIHQENLGAQHLKMGHVMELVVSTVNYIRARALSHRQFKEMLKEIEAEFQDVTYYCKVRWLSSAKTLRRFLSLLDPIETFMRGKGHITEHMADLNCKLQGKQQHVSSLWSHITAFRCKLNLWVGQLQNGNCTHFKSLLERQQSVENHVSAEPYAKLLTGLAAEFGRRFAQFDGTCMHINIFEDPFSVDAEEASAPLQMELINIPADKRLSQHHNSHELVEFYRDFLPKQRFPGLYKHALLMGSLFGSTYLCEQFFSRMKHTKNKYRTTITDEHLTQKLRRAFSATQPDIDRIVREKQCQKKPSILIKKLGFTNDHWTTNPSVWPTSSFPKPSAPGTTGTTEMHGTTGTTGNPGTTTVDPFRACQTAQNLTRYWRLDHNGSDIRSGFGTHSNEGYACDFHENLEWFRFTGAAACPDKQCAKQRQEYQTKTDTMVQPAIQQKCSQ, from the exons ATGGCAAGTAAAAGGAAGATAGACAAAGAGGGCAGAGAATTTAATAACGATTGGAAATTAAGCTATTTTGTGAAACACCACTCTGTAAATCAGGCTGTCTGCGTAATTTGCAACCAAATTATAGCAGTTCTCAAAGAATATAATATTCGACGGCATTATACTACTCGCCATGCACAACAGTATGACCAGCACAGTGGCCGAGAGAGAGCAGAGAAGTATGAAACACTGTCAAAAAATCTCGCATCACAGCAGCGCTTGTTCACCCGCTACACTGAAATCAGTGAAAAGGCTACAAAGTGTAGTTTGGTGATAGCTAACAAAATTGGCCAGAGGCAGCTGCCATTTCAACATGGAGAATTCGCAAAAGAG GTACTGACAGCATTTGTGGAAGAGTTTTGCCTCGACAAGAAAGAAGCACTGGAGAGCATCTCTTTATCAAGACACACAGTAATTAGACGGATTAAAACATTGAGTAAGGACTTTGAGCGCAAACTCAAAGAGGTTGCAAGCAATTCTATCTACTTTAGCATTGCGCTTGATGAGAGTACAGATAATTCAGACATAGCACAACTTGCCATCATGGTCAGAGGTATTGATGATCAGTTCAGCATCACAGAGgattttctcacaatgagcagCCTTCACGGCACCACAACTGGTCAAGACATATTCGACAACCTGCTCAAAGAACTTAAAGATTTCGATCTACCACTTGAGAAGTTATCAGGGATATGCACTGATGGTGCGCCGGCAATGACTGGAGAACACACAGGCTTAATTGGCTTGCTGTTGAAATCCAGAGTGTGGAATGTCCCTCCTATCATGTACCACTGCATCATTCACCAGGAAAATTTAGGAGCACAGCACCTTAAGATGGGACATGTCATGGAATTGGTTGTATCCACAGTAAACTACATAAGGGCTCGAGCTTTGAGCCACCGCCAGTTCAAAGAGATGCTGAAGGAGATTGAAGCAGAATTTCAAGACGTGACATATTATTGTAAAGTGAGATGGCTCAGTAGTGCAAAAACACTTCGTCGGTTTCTCAGTCTTTTAGATCCCATCGAAACTTTCATGAGAGGCAAAGGAC ACATTACTGAGCATATGGCGGATCTCAACTGCAAACTACAGGGAAAGCAGCAGCATGTATCATCTCTGTGGAGCCATATAACAGCTTTCCGGTGTAAATTAAATCTGTGGGTCGGTCAACTTCAAAATGGAAACTGCACACATTTTAAGAGTCTGCTGGAGCGACAACAGAGTGTTGAAAATCATGTCAGTGCAGAGCCATATGCAAAGCTCCTGACTGGCCTTGCTGCTGAATTTGGCAGAAGGTTTGCTCAATTTGATGGCACTTGCATGCATATCAACATCTTTGAAGACCCATTCTCAGTTGACGCAGAAGAAGCATCTGCTCCTCTACAAATGGAACTGATTAATATTCCAGCTGATAAAAGGCTGAGCCAGCATCACAACAGCCATGAACTTGTAGAATTTTACCGTGATTTTCTTCCAAAACAAAGATTTCCAGGCCTATACAAACACGCTTTACTCATGGGCAGTTTGTTTGGCTCGACTTATCTATGCGAGCAGTTCTTCAGCCGTATGAAGCataccaaaaataaatacaggaCAACTATCACTGATGAACACTTGACCCAGAAACTAAGACGGGCTTTCTCAGCTACTCAGCCTGACATTGATAGAATAGTCAGAGAAAAGCAATGCCAA AAAAAGCCGAGTATACTGATAAAAAAACTAGGATTCACAAATGATCACTGGACAACTAACCCTTCTGTCTGGCCGACCAGTTCTTTTCCAAAGCCTTCAGCACCTGGCACCACTGGCACCACTGAGATGCATGGAACCACTGGCACAACCGGCAATCCTGGCACCACAACAGTTGACCCATTTAGGGCATGCCAAACTGCACAAAACTTAACACGTTATTGGAGACTGGATCACAATGGGTCTGACATAAGATCAGGATTTGGGACACATTCCAATGAAGGATACGCTTGTGACTTTCATGAAAACTTGGAATGGTTTCGTTTCACTGGAGCAGCAG CCTGCCCCGACAAACAATGCGCAAAACAGAGACAAGAATACCAGACGAAGACCGATACTATGGTACAACCCGCCATTCAGCAAAAATGTAGCCAATAA